Proteins encoded together in one Arvicanthis niloticus isolate mArvNil1 chromosome 7, mArvNil1.pat.X, whole genome shotgun sequence window:
- the Tmem165 gene encoding putative divalent cation/proton antiporter TMEM165 gives MAAAARGSGRAPTRRLLVLLLLPLLWAPVGVRAGPEEDLSHRNQEPPAPVQQLQPQPAAVQGLEPARAEKGLTPAAPVHTNREDTAAQTNLGFIHAFVAAISVIIVSELGDKTFFIAAIMAMRYNRLTVLAGAMLALALMTCLSVLFGYATTVIPRVYTYYVSTALFAIFGIRMLREGLKMSPDEGQEELEEVQAELKKKDEEFQRTKLLNGPDVETGTSTAIPQKKWLHFISPIFVQALTLTFLAEWGDRSQLTTIVLAAREDPYGVAVGGTVGHCLCTGLAVIGGRMIAQKISVRTVTIIGGIVFLAFAFSALFISPESGF, from the exons ATGGCGGCCGCGGCCCGGGGGAGCGGCCGGGCCCCGACGCGACGGCTGCTCGTGCTCTTGCTGCTTCCGTTGCTCTGGGCCCCGGTCGGGGTCCGCGCCGGCCCCGAGGAAGACCTGAGCCACCGGAACCAGGAGCCACCGGCGCCCGTCCAGCAGCTGCAGCCGCAGCCCGCGGCAGTGCAGGGCCTCGAGCCGGCCCGGGCCGAG aaaggATTGACACCAGCAGCCCCAGTTCATACCAACAGAGAAGATACAGCTGCCCAAACGAATCTGGGATTTATCCATGCGTTTGTTGCTGCCATATCAGTTATCATAGTGTCCGAACTCGGTGACAAGACGTTTTTCATAGCTGCTATCATGGCGATGCGCTATAACCGGCTGACTGTGCTGGCTGGTGCCATGCTTGCTTTGGCCCTGATGACATGCTTGTCGG TTTTGTTTGGCTATGCCACAACAGTCATCCCCAGGGTGTATACATACTATGTTTCAACTGCACTCTTTGCCATCTTTGGCATTAGAATGCTTCGGGAAGGTTTGAAGATGAGCCCAGATGAGGGTCAGGAGGAGCTGGAAGAAGTGCAAGCAGAgttaaagaagaaagatgaagaa ttCCAACGAACCAAACTCTTAAATGGGCCAGATGTTGAAACTGGTACAAGCACAGCAATACCTCAGAAAAAGTGGTTACATTTTATTTCACCCATTTTCGTTCAAGCTCTCACATTAACATTCTTGGCAGAATGGGGCGATCGCTCTCAGCTCACTACCATTGTTCTGGCAGCTAGAGAG GATCCCTATGGTGTAGCCGTGGGTGGCACCGTGGGACACTGCTTATGTACTGGATTGGCAGTAATTGGAGGAAGGATGATAGCACAAAAAATCTCTGTCAGAACTG TGACAATCATCGGAGGTATCGTGTTTTTGGCGTTTGCATTTTCTGCTCTGTTTATAAGTCCAGAGtctggtttttaa